AAGTCAATATCCCggcttctctctgtcacacaggaTGGTATTTGCGGTGACACCATTCACTTTTTCGCATCAATGGGCCGGTGTAACTTCGCCTCCGTAAAAATGTCCTACTTATAACAGCAGTGAATTAGAAATAGTCAGAGATCAAGTTAACGTCTCTCTTCTGAGAATCACTCCTTCTCCTGTAGCCCACGTCTTCAAAGGGAGACGGGCCGTTTGAGTGGCCGCGCTGCCGAAGTTGTGTAGATAATTATACGACTATTATGGCAGCTCACGCAGTGTTTTGCATCCGCTGCTTCCTGACATTCACCCATGGCACCGGTGCTGTGCTGTTTAATTGGGTAAAGCAGGCAggtttgttggtgttgttgtgcGAGGTCATGTCACCGttatcctctcctcctcggatctctctgtttgctgtttCCTGACGCCTCACTAACTGCCTCTAATTAATCTGGCTGCTTACAACTCGACtctgccgccgccgctgctcACCTACTCCTGTCTTCTcacctctctttcccttctctccccccccttcccctttcttttccctctgtgtgcggatgtgtgtgtgggggtgtgtgtgtgtgtgtccatcctttccctctcctttttctctgccGGTGGCTAACGTGGCGCTCTCAGGGCTTTGGGTTTGTAACTTTTGAAACAAGCACAGATGCCGATCGTGCACGGGAGAAACTAAACGGTACAATCGTAGAGGGACGCAAAATAGAGGTGCTTTCATTTATTCCCTTTTTCCCGTCTTTTTCTACTTCCTGCCTGCTGCCTCCTAAACTTACCTATAAACCTGTGCATTAGCATGCGgctcctatgtgtgtgtgtagatatcTGCActcctgaatgtgtgtgtgtgtgtgtgtgtgcctggatgcatgcatgcataatgGTGCATATAACTTGTTCTCAGTAGAACACGGGATCCATACATGTCAACCCGGACACGCTAGTTGTCCATCATCACCTGACAATGCAGAATGAATGCATGCCATCATCCTCTGGGTTCCTGTCAAATCTGAGAAGACCTGCATTCCCCTGTCACCGTCGTTTAGTGTTGCCTGCTCTAATTCTGCTCGTGTTCGCGACGAGCTGAGCCCCCACTCAGTCATTCTCATCAGGTCAATAGAAGAAAATCAAagcactgtctgtgtttttcttttggaatCCATTTGTTTATCCAACCAATTACTGAATTTGGAggatgtgcttttttttattcataccTGTGGGTAATTGATGCATgctttccccctctttccagtAATTTAATAATATGTTAGAAAAttgaaatgatgaataaattCATGAAAGGGTGAACCAAACTCAATCACACCAAAGTGctacaaacatttacataatcatttatttatttatctattattttATGAATTTGCCTTTTTATTCGTCCTGGTTTGCTGCTTGCTTTTGGCCCATCCTGCATATCTGGGTAGTAAATGTGAGGGTCGGTGATAACAGGGTCTGTTATTGCTTTCGAACAGGTGAACAATGCAACAGCACGAgtgatgacaaacaaaaaagtggCCAACCCTTACACGAACGGTAAGTGTCAAAGTGCGTCATAAAACCTAAAAAGTAATAACATTTCCGCTTAGTTCTCTTTGTgtgatgactttttgtttggGTCCACCAGGCTGGAAGCTGAATCCAGTGGTAGGAGCTGTCTATGGTCCTGAACTGTATGCCGGTAAGAACCCTACAGCTCCTGCAGTTAGAATTTAGAAAgagtgtttttctctccaccttCCACCACATGTACTGCACCGCACCTGAGGCCACTATCAGCCGCAGCCAATCCCAATCTGACCCCTGAATTTCTACAATCGGGCTCATCCTGAACCTACTGAACATGAAATTCCCCTCAAATCAAAGTGAATCTGAGAGCGGCCCAGATAAGCAGTGGATGATCCAAGCCTCTCTGAGTGGCTGAGGGAGCCTGAGCCATTGTTTGCGCGGTGTGCAACTGTAAAgctgaaaaaaatgatttcaagAGCAAGCGCCCCTGCAACTGTTATCAGATTGTGGAGGGCGCTGCTGTGGATGGATTTGCCAAGTGCGCCAGATTGACTTTTACAGAGCTAACCGAATAAGGGAGATTGAGTGAGCGATATTGTTGGCACCTACCCTGTCGAAGGCCGCTATTCCTTCTGGTCTCAGTAATGGAGGAATGAGATGAGCTCAGTGGGGTTTTCCctatctctctctgcctcgACATGCCAGCTTTATTGCTGTATGTTATATGAACCctttgcattttaatgaggGGGAAATGGTACTATTTCATTTGGAAGAAGTGCTGAGCACATCGCGCCACTTTAACGGCTTTCCTTTCTGCTCATTAGACTAAAATCTGTTCATTCCCCGGACAGCTTTACGGCGAACCTCTAAATAACTGTCCATGACAGAAAGCAGTCAtctatcatttttatttcatccccaacccctcaccccctccatgcctcctcccctgcctcccacctcctccacctcctcctcctccccccaacACTCCCTTGGTTTCGACATGTTCCCCTGATaattatacacaaacacacacacacacacacacacacatcccgcTGCAGGTGCTCAAACATCTACATTACGCCATGGTCAGGTGAATGTTCACTAGATTAAAAATCTGGACATTAAGTAAGTCTCAACTTATATTAACAATCATTCACTgacctacatacacacacaacaccaccCCCCTGTCTTTACACTCAGACCAAAGCATTCCAGCATACAGAAATAGATAACCTATGTAGAACACAGACACTAATACGTGTCGCCTCTTTCATGCGCACTTTctccattttacacacacacacacagacacacacttcccaAATCATCTCATAAATCAGAGGGAGTGTGGTCCACCACTCCAGGCAGGGGAAGCAGGAGGGGTTGGGTGATTTATTGGCTGCTAATTTTTCAAGTCGTCTTGACATGGCACTGGAGTTTGCCAAGCCTAAACGACAACATATGCTTGCCAGCTGGGAAGATGGGAAACATAAATAagacatacatttttgaaacaaaACTGCCCCGATGAGCAGCAAGAGGCCGCTTTAAAtcgagaaaaaaacaacactgaccaTGCCTTTGACTGTGATGTTTCTCCCCTCTCTAAAGAACCAGGTTCGCAGGATTCAGGATGTATTCCAAAATCATTATAGCTACAGTTAATATACTTTTGGTGGGAGTAAAATGGGATATAAAGGCGATTAATCACTGTTTATCAGTCCTCATTTCTGTGCGGGAGATCAGTGAAATTGGGAGCCATAAATCCTGGCTCGGTGACAGCACACTTCGTCTCCATTCGTCCTGGCGCTACAGGTTTATTGTCCTCAAAACCCATTCAGGAGAATGACGGATGAGAGCCTCATGCCGGCTCCCCGCTCTTAACCTCTTCCAGGGTAGATTGGCTCCTCCTACTGATggggggtgttggggggggggagtagtTGGTAGGGTACAGGCAGGCGGCGCCAACCCCTAGTCCATGTCCTCTGTTGCCACCTAACACCCAGgctggaggggggggagggggatgtGGTACAGGAAAGAGGAGCAAGGTGATTGGGTTCCCAGTCAAATGGAAGGATTGGCAATAAAACATGGCAGTGGCACAAATCATGGTGTTTTGTGGCTGGTAGGCATCCAGTGTCTGTGCTCACCTTTGTCCCCTTTTACTGTGCGCTGATCTGGTTCACATGAAAACTTTTGTAGAACAAACCCCAGAATCTGTCCTCCACTAACTCATCTATATAGGTCTATCCATATATAACAGCAGCCACCCGACTGTCTTTGTCTTGGTCCGTTTCAGTTGCCAAGTGACACGTGTACAGCCAGCGGCTGTGTAGTTACAGCACGTAGATTTCTGCATATATCCGCGTTTAAATATAGTTATTGACATACAGTTAGCAGAGATTAACATCATATCAAAACATGgaaatatttaatcaaataaGAAAGAGGCAGATGTACATGCAGTACATATCGCACTGTTTAGCTCATCTTACAATAATTGGCAAACTTTTCTGGACTGTTCCTGGTGTTGGATGTTTTCAGCACCGTGGACAGCTGCCACTTAGAAATCCCTTCGTACGGCCAGCCCCCTCCGGCTAACAGACACTCTCCACTACAGCTAATTCCTAAGGAGACAGGAGATGAGTAGCTTTTCATCCACTAGTTCATATTTTCTGCTACTAAGGTGGAGTCTTTCTTGAGAACTCGTGGAAAGCTACCAGCTGtgtaaatgacagaaaagaaaggctAATTGCCATCTTAATATATGTAGACAGATCCTTTCATTGTTGGAGTGTACGTTAGGGGGATAATTAAGCTCCAGACTCTTGATTAGATTAAGCTGTTTTTGGTCCCCAGTGCGTGGATTAAGTGCTCATTGCCCGATGTATTTTAGCAGGAAGTATTAGAGAGATCAACCTTGTGGAAAATCAGATCTTTCTTTATGGGAGCCGGTTATGACCCCATCATTGGCACAGAGCTGGATTACCTCAGGTCCAACTGGCTCTGCAGGTATTGAGCTTCTCTCAAGCTGACACATATGACATATGAGGTGCAGCGTGACCCCGCCACCCTCCAGCACATAACTCATATTTTCTCCAGCCCCCCTCCCGGAAAAAGGTGTTTGACTTTGGTGGCTAGACCAGGTTTGTGCTCTCATACACCGTGgctgttgttgcttttcacaGGCTTACCAAGGTGTGACAGTGCCTTTGATTTATGGGTTATTATTGAAGCAGTGTAGCCTATCGCCAACTCATTATAActttacattcacatacatCACTGCATGCATATTGCATACAaatttcccccccaaaaaagagaaagaagcaaTTGGACTTTCTGGGGCCCAGAAATAGTAGTGATTTGTTAAGAAGAGTGGAAAAAAACCACAACTCGGAAACTATCAAAGAGGATTGTTTTTGCCCTTTAGCAACTGCACTCAGATGTCCACTGCTCCAAAAAAAGAGACTAATTTAAATGTCAAGGTCAGCATTATAAATCACTTGGGGGAAGGGGGCACCCTGCGAGTCCAGGCAGTCTATTGGTATGTTGGCAGCAAACAAAGTGCCATGCACCTTGGTGGGTGTgtggagagggggtggggggtgggtgggggggctaTGTGGGCGTTACCCAGCCAAATGAGACGCAGAGTTTGAATATGTGTGCGGACCCACTAATGGAGCGTGATGTTAATGGCCGAAGACATTAAACTTGGcgctctgtgtttttaaaagcaccACTAATCTGTCTCCCTGTCAGCTTTATTGAAGCAGCGGGGCTACGGCGTGCATCGTTCATTAGGGTGCTCACTGGCCCCGTCCACCTGCGGGGTTAACGCTGCACACGGCACAGTAACGCCGGGCCGTCACTCCCCAGGCAGAAACCTATACACCACAGATTATATGCGAGCTACCATGGATCTTCATTGCTGTCTAGTTTGTCTGCGATTGCGAGGGACTGCCTGCCGCCTTTTTGCGGCGGCGGGTTCATCTGAAACACATTGGATACATGTTATTAACCTCTGTTACTCACCCCAACTGAGCCCCCCCCGCCGCCCCAAACAAGACCAGACAGGAGCTCCCCGTCACGGAGTGATCTCTGCTTGGAGAAACTGAACTGGTCTGTGATGAATTCACCCAAAACATGCCGTGGAAAtgagtaaagaagaagaaggtgaaggGAGGGTGATGAGGGGGCGTGAAGAATAATGGGGAAGACTGTGTTGTGATGGACTAGGCAttgggggagggagagaggggggatgtGAGGGAATTTCGATTGCTGGAATAGCAGGCCAACTTAATCATGTCCAGGGATCGGCGTGTTTGTATGCACCTCCACAGCTTGTAATCAGACAGCCACCGGACTGATTGAAGGTTAAGTAGAGAACTGAGAATCACGTCGTCTGTCCTCTAATCCGTGACCGCGGACATTTTGTCGCACCATCACCCCAACCCTTGCCGCTCACCCTGACGCCTTCTGATTCGGCAGAGGACATATGTAGCTGTGTGATTGGCTAAAGATGGTCCCAGATGGGGGTCATGCTGAGGTTTGGGCCTTGGATGTCCAGCCCATCTGCTCCATTTCCCCCCGGGGAAAGTTCTAGTCAGGTTGTTCAACAACGTTCACCTCCCGTTCGACTCTACCCAACACCTAGAAACGTCCTCTACCTCTTTCCCATCCGCCTCCCACTGTTCTCTCGCTGCTAGCCCATTGTTTCTAAACTATGCAAAAGCCGTGGTGCGAAACTAGTGGTATTGCATCCATTACCTGCCTATGCTTCAAGGCTGCCCCTCGCCAGGCATCAGGAAAGAATGCGTACAGCAAATGTGGATCCTTGCTGAGTACGACACAAAGCAGCGAGCTGGGAAAGGGGAGAGTGCTCGATGAGGCGCACCTAGAAAAGATTAAATCTATTGTTTCCTTGTCTTCCCCATAATGCATTCTGTCATAGGGAAAGCAGTGCCACACGTCTCTCTCTAATGTATTCTGTCATAAGGTAAGCAATGCCAAGTCGAGGATGTTCTCTGaaagtcattttctcttgtGTGTTTCCTTCCACAGTTACAGGGTTTCCCTACCCTGCCACAGGCGCTACGGTGGCCTACAGGGGTGCCCACTTGCGAGGTCGGGGGCGGGCTGTGTACAACACGTTCCGCACAGCTCCACCGCCGCCGCCGATCCCAGCTTACGGAGCGTGAGTATCAAACCTGAATCTAGAAGACGACAATGTCAGACCGTCAGTTGTGTTCACGCTGTAgttcgagtgtgtgtgtgactttccTGTTATCGCATTTCTGTCTAAATGTGGGTGCATCAGTcataatttcataatttcaaaGAATAGATATTTATGTGATTATGTTCAGCAGGGGTGTGAGGAGGAGTGTCATCATATATTTTGTTGaatatcaaaaatattaaaactaaaGTTTGTTAAAATAACGCGGGTCATCAGgttttttctgtttactttgttATTCTTCCTGGAGGGGGTCTTTGGGGAGTAAAATCATTGTTGCTATCTAGGTATGTACATGCCCTAACTCTCcttatatttgtacattgtCTGTTGACAAAGGAGGAACTAACAAAGCCACAGGGAGAGCTGTAGAGAGCTGAGATAGCGTATTACTGGGCAGATCTCACTGGACTGTGACCAGGGCTATGCTGATCTCCTGGCTTTGTGCAGCCCCGCCTCACACTCGTCTCTTATCAGCAGTGGTCTGTGTGGCCGTGGGAGAGGTCTGACGGAGGCAGGCCGAGGGCCCAGTATAGCTGTCTATCTGTGATTAGATCAGGATCCGTCTTACTGCAGAGAGACTCTGCGCCGAAGCCGGGACTGGAAATCCCACGTcccctttcccctccctcccactccgGGGCCCTTTGCTACTGATGGCAGCTGGTTGATTTATATAGCGGAGTCATGTGACGGAGCTCCTTCGCTGCCTTCTTTTGTCCTCCCCCTCGTCTCCCCTCCACCACCAGCCCTCCTGACAACATTGCTGCAACTGGAAAGACAAATAATTTTACCAGAACAGAAAATTGGACGGAGATGTGAGACGGTTGCACTTTTCGCTTTAACGTGTCATTCATTATTTGTGGTACAGTACACTAAAGCTGCCAAGAGCCTCACCCCACGGACCCACAAATGGTTGAAATAGGAAGAACGTCGAGGGCTGAGATTCAGTAAGGTAGCCTGCACACCAAATCAACTAACGCTCCTTTCCTGTCCTCTAATTTCACAGGGTGGTGTACCAAGATGGCTTCTACGGTGCAGAGATCTATGTAAGTACAGTTGGCTTTTCCTCTGGCCTGCTTAgatgaaacagaagaaaagcagacaaaaagCCCAGCCCTGGAGACAAAAACGTGATCTCCTCAGCCCCCAGCGTTCTCCCAGCCTCGCTGCCAAGCCGGCGTCGATTAGGACTCTGTCTGCTGTGCCAAGAAACCCAACAACAAAATTTAAAACcccctcagctcctccctcctctctctcctcactctttctATGATCTCAGACTTTGGCAAAGAGGCAGAACCAGGCTCAGTGTCCCGTGTCAAgttaggtcatttcttactttAGATTTGTCTGGGCTTTTGAGGTGGCTTGTcttctgcagcccccccccccccccccccttctcgctacctctttttctcctctctcctgtttttgCGTTTGTGTACACTCAGAGGGTTTGGCCGGGATATCCCTGCCTGCCCCAGGGGGTCTGTGCAGGCCTGAGTGGAGCCGGTTCCTCCCAGCCATCACCATGTGGGAGATAAGAGGAGCGGCGGCAGATAAAGGGATTAGCCGTTCCTCTGGAGCTGTCCGTGCAGGCGGGGTCACATCAGGGGCTGGCCCTGCTGCACGTCGCCcttgacagagaaaagcagggaCGCTGTGGAGATAATGCGGAAATTACCACGCTGCCCCACTTTGACATTAGTCCAAACGTTTGTGGGAGGGTGTAATTTGTCCCTCTGATTCTGCGGCTTTTTTCTCCCAGATAGCGAGATGACAGTGGGCACAGCAGCAGCGACAGTTGCCTCTCACTTTCACCCTGACGACGACAGCGTCCGGGAACGGACCGCTGAACCCCTGTGATATATGACTTCCACACCAGCCCACACGATAGGACTGTATTTCACTGGGTTTTTATTGTAGCAACATCCACCACCATAGACGAGGCCCGGGCTGCGTTCTGAGTGATACTGTTTGTCTCTCACACTCGTTCCGCCACCTCCAGCTAAGTCCTGCGCCCCGATGTCCCTTGACCAAGGCCTGGCCAGGTTGGTCCATCACTCAAACCGTCATGCCAGCCCCTGGTGCTTTACTGCCATTAGTTTTGGCACTGGCCACTGCACCGCTTCAGACTGGCTGAGTGTGCGTGAAGGTCTCGAGTGACCAAGAGGAAGCTGTCCCTCAGCCCTCAGTGTCCTCCACACTCATTCAGTGGACACTGGCTGGTTGTCAAAACCAGCCGGCTGATGTGTCGAAGCTTCCTTTTGGAAATAGATGACCTGCTAATACATCTGCAGAACGGGAAACTGGATGCGTACGCATTTGAATATACACTACATATATTGCATGTGCTAATACATATGCATGCGTGCACCTCCATGTAGAAACACACATGAGcgcacacatacatgaatgcacaaacacactccgcacgacaaaataacaaatgtgcTGCACTGTTGTGTGCAGGATGTGACAATGTGGGAAAGTGATTTATTGGTCCGTGTTTGTTCAGGCCGTTGCTGTAATCAGCACGGTCCCAAGGCATGGCTGTCCCACAGGAAGTCATCTGCCTCAAGTgctgtgacttcctgtctccGTGGAAAACCTTGAGGGGAATTCGGGGAGTGCGATTCGACTGCCGTGGCCCCTGACCTGATTTCACGCGCAGCCGCGACCGGCACACCGTTGCCTCTCTGCACCGCTCTCTCCGTCGGACGTCTTTCCCCTtgagtttaaaaatgaatgaaaacatgcattATTAAAAGCCACCTATCCACCGTATGGACGCAGATGGGCACATACTCCACTGGCACTAATAGAAAAACAGTGGGAGAACAGCTTCATTTTTCAAAGAGAGTAATAGCAGCACTCCACAATGAGGTCTTTAATTCCTTCCCCACTCTGGCAAATGAATACAGCGGTCCTGACTCCCCAACGGTCCACACGTCTTCTGCCTTCTTACTTCATTTGCGAGACAGGGGGGTCGTGTAAAGGAAAAAAGGGTCTCTTTAATAATGTAGCAGCAGAAGCTCCTCAATCTAAAAATGGGCTGAATTTGGGGAGTTGGCTCACGTGGCGTCTGTTATGCTGTTGCTGCGACTCAGACGAGCCTCTAGTGTGACAATGACTCGCTCCTCCAAAATACGCTGCCTCTCACAACATCATTCATTCCCCCCGTTGCCACCACTTGTCTTATACACCATACATCAAACAGCCCCCTCTGGTGTCTGAAAGGGAGCCTGCAGTTGGGGAACATGGGCTGATGATCAGAATACTGTGCAGTGACATTTAACTATTACGGCAATTTAAAgctctgtgtctgtattgtTGTTTGCTTGTGTCTCTGAGATCTAACCTTTCTCTGCAGGTTGAGCTTAATCATTGATTAacactgtggtatttctacAGGGTGGCTATGCAGCATACAGATTTGCCCAGCCCACCACCACCGCTGCTTACAGTGACAGGTGAGAATCCCTTCCTTTAATAAGTCAGAGACTGAACTTTATGCACCATTATGTTGTTTAAAGCGTTGCATGCTTCAACAGTCCCGGATCTTGAAATGTGTCATTAGATTCATGCGTCCTTCGTGCGTTTCTCTTATTTCCGTCCAACATGAACAATGCGAGGCCACGTCGGGAGctcaacaataaaacatttatgttgAAATGATATGCATGAGTAGAGCCTCTGTCTTAAGCTACTATTTTGCACGTGTTGACACGTCTGTACTGTGTTCGACGAGCTATCTTTGTTAATGCGAACTTCGATTTAAAGCGACACGTTGATCCTGCGGGCTGTCAAATAGAGGAAATTACTGAGTGAAGTAGAAACAGATGAGGAAGATTGAGGGAAAAGGAGTTCACcgcaaaaaaacatacattggaatgcaggaaaaacatcaacaggagGATATCTGAGAATGCAGAAGAAGCAAACGGTGGATCTAATCTGGTTTTAAGTCATCTCAGCGTTTTCCTAACAAAAAGATCTACGTATCGTAGATGGGGAAGTATGTGATGGATGGAGCACTTTCTATATTTTCAGTATTCTATGTAGGTTATTTGGGGTTTCTTGGggttttttcttcctctgcggTTATCTTATCTATTAGGCAAACCGCCATATTCTTTTTAGCTCGGAGctaaagaacacacacaaaaaaaaaaaaaagactaaccTTGTTGGACTCTATGAGAAAAGCGGTGATATATGTCGGGACTGTCTGCTTGTGATGGGAGAGTGGGTATATCACTGCGGTATTTATGAATGGCCTCAGGTCTGCGGAGGGGAGGTAGGGAGACCGGCAGGGACTCTATCACTTCTGAGTGATGTCACTCTGGTTCAGGTGTGCTCCGTTTGAGGAGGCGTCGCTGATTCATTTCGGCCCCTGAAAGCCGTTGTCAGCCGGGATGTGGGCTGGTTTGGGAATCTAATCTGGGAAGGATTGAGCATGTCACTTGTGATAACGTACACCCTGCCTGAGAGCCTGAAGATCATATCGATAATGTAAGATTTATCAGGCCTCGCCGCGGCTCGAATTATGAGCAGCCGTGCTCGGCGAGAGCAGAGATTggacagcagcttttttttttttctctcagagtGATTTAATTCCTGTTTCTCTTGCCTATACTTTTCCCTGAGATTTAATGTAATTCGCCCCcaagttgtttgttttgctttgtctgtttgtttccttttgaatAAGCGGTCATGCCCATTGGATCAATAGGGGTTTGTCGGTATTGTCTCAGCAATACCTTATCGGACTTAACAGTGGAGCAGTCAGCCAATCATAAAAAGAGGTCACCAGGATTGTGGAAGGCGTGTGAAACCCCtgcaaaatatgaaacatttattatcTGAAAAGCCTACAGTGCTCACAGGCCGCATTAGCAAAGCCCTTTCAGTAACTAAACAGAGTTCATAGCAGTGAGCCTGATGCATCAAAGTGGCCTTGTGAGGAGCCAGTCACATTGCAGAAACCCTGCTGGCTTCCAATCAGCTCTGTTGAGGCTCTGTGACTTTGCACAGGGTGGTTTGACCTGCCGGTCGTCAGCAGTGCCACTCTGGTGAGAGTCATTTTGTAGATATATTAGCCTTAGAGGGCCTGTGGGGTTCGGTGCTCACTGAAGATAAGAGGACCACGGAGACTTCCCCTGACCATCTCATGGCACCGACCTCCTCCCCAAGGAGCCGAGACAGCCTTTCTGATTTCATGTCCTGCTCACTGACCTTGGGTGCTGCTGGACTTAAATGGGCCGAGCCATATTTAGATCTTATATAACTCAATGTAGCTCATGCGAAAGGCATGAACACTGTATGTCTTGTTGTCTCCTTTAGGAgaatttcttcctctctccacttttttttttttttttattcctggttgatttggtgCCCTCAGTCCTTGGCTGGGTGTGCCTTATCTGCTCCGTGCAGACCCTCATTTGCAAGCGagcattgagaaaaaaaaaaaaaaaaggaaagtaaataGAGGAATATGtgaagtcaaataaataaataaataaggcagACACATCTTGTCCTGTCTCAGAAGGAAATTGGAAGGATTAGTTCCAAACCAGCAACAATGAAAAGACAGGGGCGTGAGCCCAGTGTGCAGCCTGGGTAAACAAGAACAGGGTGAGAGACCAAGCCCTCCAGCACCAACGacgtctccctctctgcatctgtcttctctgcctccctctctctctctgtgctcattACCTATTCCATCCACCCAATCAAGATGACAATGAAAAGACAAGTATAATTCAGCAACCTTTGAACTCCCCTTTTTGAACCACCTTGTATAATGTAGGAAGCCCAGGAGGCCGAGGAGGGGAATAATTGATTGTGTTAGAGACTTGAAAGAGTTGACTTGAGGGGTTGAGCATTAAACAAGCATGCATAAATGTTCTGCGCTCCTCGTCAATGATAGATCAATGACCGTGTTCTCCTGTTGTGCAGCTATGGCAGAGTCTATGCAACAGCAGACCCCTACCACCACACGATTGGCCCCGCCGCCACATACAGTGTGGGAACTATGGTAAGTCTATGAGACCGCCGTCCGTTTCTGTCTTCTGCGCCGTGTTAGAAACACCATGagctagcacacacacacacacacacacacacacacacacacgactcacaCTCCAAAATAAAGACCAGAGGCTGCAGCGGTCActggtttttatttatgtatttattcatcaatTGATTTAGTTTTTGTCATGCTATCTGGCACCCCCTAGTGGAGCTGAGCGGTACTGTAAAACCCCGGCATGTGGAAATTGGCTCAGACATTTAGTGCAACAAACTTATGTTATGCCACGTAAGCTCACCTCATGCAATATTCATTTGACACGAGTTCCTCCTGAAATGAGAATGAATgattactgcagtgtgtgtgtttcttttaacaCAAACTTTGCATCTTACATAACAACTACATTTCCAAGCTTTCTGTTCATTCTACATCACTCAACTCGCTACAGAGT
The sequence above is a segment of the Enoplosus armatus isolate fEnoArm2 chromosome 17, fEnoArm2.hap1, whole genome shotgun sequence genome. Coding sequences within it:
- the LOC139300678 gene encoding RNA binding protein fox-1 homolog 3-like isoform X1: MAQPYTPAQYPPPPQNGIPAEFAAPHPLPTQDYTGQSRVPEHAMTLYTPTQTHSEPAGTDNSTPAITATTTAPQTDDVTQTEGSQQLQLQHSDSSEKQQPKRLHVSNIPFRFRDPDLRQMFGQFGKILDVEIIFNERGSKGFGFVTFETSTDADRAREKLNGTIVEGRKIEVNNATARVMTNKKVANPYTNGWKLNPVVGAVYGPELYAVTGFPYPATGATVAYRGAHLRGRGRAVYNTFRTAPPPPPIPAYGAVVYQDGFYGAEIYGGYAAYRFAQPTTTAAYSDSYGRVYATADPYHHTIGPAATYSVGTMASLYRGGYSRFTPY